Part of the Roseomonas sp. OT10 genome, TTCCAGCGTGCCGGCGCCCCAGGGGTTGGCGTTGCGCCCGCGCCCGATGCGGAAGTTCAGCGCCACGTCGAGCAGGAAGACCGCGACCCCCGCCGCGCTGACCACGGCGCCCGCCGTGGACAGGACGTTCCACAGCTCCAGCCCCATCCCCGCCGGGTAGGTGTAGACCCGCCGCGGCAGTCCCATCAGCCCGGAGACGTGCATCGGGAAGAAGGTCAGGTTGGTGCCGAGGAAGAGCAGCCAGAAGCCCCATTTGCCCAGCCGGTCGGACAGCTTCGCGCCGGTGAAGGTGGGCGCCCAGTAGTAGAAGGCGCCGAGCAGCGGGAAGACCATGCCGCCGATCAGCACGTAGTGCAGGTGGGCCACGATGAAGTAGCTGTCGTGCGCCTGCCAGTCGAAGGGCACGGCCGCCACCATCACCCCGGTCAGCCCGCCCAGGGTGAAGATGAACAGGAAGCCGAGCACGTAGAGCGTCGGCACCTCCCACTTGATCTTCCCGCTGGCGATGGTGGCGATCCAGGCGAAGACCTGGATGCCGGAGGGTATCGCCACCGCGAAGCTCGCTGCCGAGAAGTAGCCCAGCGACAGCGCGGGGATGCCCGTGGCGAACATGTGGTGCACCCAGAGCCCGAAGCTGAGGAACCCCGTCGCCAGCAGCGCCGCCACCACCAGCCCCGGCGCCACCAGCGGCGCGCCGGCCAGGGCCGGCACCATCATCGACACCATCCCCGCGGCGGGGAGGAAGATGATGTAGACCTCCGGATGCCCGAAGAACCAGAACAGGTGCTGCCACAGCAGCGGGTCGCCGCCGCGCGCCGCGATGAAGAAGGGGAAGTCGAAGGCCCGCTCCAGCTCCAGCAGCGTCGTCGCCAGGATCACCGGCGGGAAGCCGAAGACGATCATTCCCGCCATCACCAGCATCGCCCAGGCGAAGATGGGCATCCGCGCCAGCGTCATCCCCGGCGCGCGGGTGCGGAGAATCCCCACGATCAGCTCGATGGCGCCGGCGATGGCGGAGATCTCGATGAAGCCGATCCCCAGCAGCCACATGTCCGCGTTGATGCCGGGCGAATAGGCGAGGGAGGTCAGCGGCGGGTACATGAACCAGCCGCCATCCGGCGCGGTGCCGAAGAAGATCGAGGCGAAGAAGCACAGCCCGCCGATCAGGTAGGCCCAGTAGGCATAGGCGGAGAGGCGCGGGAAGGGCATGTCCCGCGCCCCCAGCAGGCCGGGCAGCAGGGTGACGCCCATCGCCTCCACCGCCGGCACGGCGAAGAGGAACAGCATCACCGTGCCGTGCATGGTGAAGACCTGGTTGTAGGTCCCCGGCGGCAACAGCGGATTGCCCGGCACGACGAGCTGGAAGCGGATCAGCAGGCCAAGGATGCCGGCCAGCAGGAAGAACAGCAGCGCCGTCGCGATATAGGCGAGGCCGATGTAGTTGTTGTTGATCTCGCCCAGGAAGCGCCAGCCCCTCGGCCGCCGCCACACCTGCTCCAGCCGCGGCAGCTCGTTCGCCGGGCGCGGCAGCGGGTTCGGCAGCCCGTCATCGGCCAGGGGCCGGTTTGCGTCGGGCGCCATCAGCGCAGGCTCTCCAACCAGTCGGAGACGGCGATCAGGTCGGGGCCGGACATCGCCTGCCCATAGGCGGGCATCAGGTTGCCGGGCTTGATGTCCTGCGCCCCGGCGATCCAGCCGGCCATGGTGCCGCGATGGTTCTCCAGCGCCCCCGCGCCCAGCGTCAGCCGCCCGCCGACGCGCGACAGGTCCGGCCCGAGCACCCCCGCCCATTCCGTGCCGCGCACGGCGTGGCAGGCGCCGCAGCCCGCCTCGCCGAACACCGCCCGCCCGCGCGCGAGCTGCGGCGTGGCGGGCTCCGGCACGGCGTCCCGCTGGCGTGCCAGCCAGGCGGCGAACGCCTCCGGCGGCTCCGCCACCACGGAGAAGGCCATCAGCCCGTGCTGGATGCCGCAGAACTCCGTGCACTGCCCGCGCAGCACGCCGGGCGCGTCCATCCGGATTCGCAGCGTGTTGGTGCGGCCGGGGATCATGTCCACCTTGCCGTGCAGGTTGGGAATCCAGACGCTGTGGATGACGTCGCCCGCCGTCAGCTTCAGCTCCACCTCGCGGCCCACGGGGATGCGCAGCTCGTTGGCGGTGGCGAAGCCCTCCGCCTCCGTCGCGCCGGGATAGCGGATCTCCCACCAGAACTGCCGCCCGACCATCTCGACCACCAGCGCGTCGGGCGCGCCCGGCCCGGTCAGCGCGTGCGAGACGCGCAGCACGTAGACCAGCAGCAGCGACAGCGTGACCAGGGGGAAGACCACCCCCGCCAGCACCACGAAGCGCGCCCGGCCCATGGCGCGCCGGATCGCCGGGTTCGGCGACAGGGCCAGCCAGGTCGCCACCATGGTCAGCGCCAGGATGACGCTGCCGCCGGCGAAGAGCACATGCGTCAGTTCGGCGATCCAGGCCGCGCCGGGGCCGCGCGTGTCGAGCACGGATTGCGGGCCGGCGCAG contains:
- a CDS encoding cbb3-type cytochrome c oxidase subunit I, whose translation is MAPDANRPLADDGLPNPLPRPANELPRLEQVWRRPRGWRFLGEINNNYIGLAYIATALLFFLLAGILGLLIRFQLVVPGNPLLPPGTYNQVFTMHGTVMLFLFAVPAVEAMGVTLLPGLLGARDMPFPRLSAYAYWAYLIGGLCFFASIFFGTAPDGGWFMYPPLTSLAYSPGINADMWLLGIGFIEISAIAGAIELIVGILRTRAPGMTLARMPIFAWAMLVMAGMIVFGFPPVILATTLLELERAFDFPFFIAARGGDPLLWQHLFWFFGHPEVYIIFLPAAGMVSMMVPALAGAPLVAPGLVVAALLATGFLSFGLWVHHMFATGIPALSLGYFSAASFAVAIPSGIQVFAWIATIASGKIKWEVPTLYVLGFLFIFTLGGLTGVMVAAVPFDWQAHDSYFIVAHLHYVLIGGMVFPLLGAFYYWAPTFTGAKLSDRLGKWGFWLLFLGTNLTFFPMHVSGLMGLPRRVYTYPAGMGLELWNVLSTAGAVVSAAGVAVFLLDVALNFRIGRGRNANPWGAGTLEWAPTEVYGLRSIPWIGSREPLWDRPGLPREIEAGRHLLPGTVTGNRESIVTSPVDAIPQYVAILPGPGFAHVLAAVGTAAFFLLLVFKAILPAMLGFALGLGGILWWLWTATDKGPVVERAEVGGGLVLPVYATGSTSTAWWALVVLILVDATGFLALCGSDLYLWLIHGAAGWPPEGFALPEARWPLLAAGGLVLSGALVLLASRLLDRVPRGGAGSWAVSLALLLALALTAGAWAADTWGHWSTGIRGTTNGHGAAVFASAAWQGFHLFVVLVMALYAIARALAGKLDGVRRVTFDVVMLFWLYTVAQGSVGLLTFHLFPRLVG
- a CDS encoding cytochrome c oxidase subunit II encodes the protein MLALAPAGCAGPQSVLDTRGPGAAWIAELTHVLFAGGSVILALTMVATWLALSPNPAIRRAMGRARFVVLAGVVFPLVTLSLLLVYVLRVSHALTGPGAPDALVVEMVGRQFWWEIRYPGATEAEGFATANELRIPVGREVELKLTAGDVIHSVWIPNLHGKVDMIPGRTNTLRIRMDAPGVLRGQCTEFCGIQHGLMAFSVVAEPPEAFAAWLARQRDAVPEPATPQLARGRAVFGEAGCGACHAVRGTEWAGVLGPDLSRVGGRLTLGAGALENHRGTMAGWIAGAQDIKPGNLMPAYGQAMSGPDLIAVSDWLESLR